The sequence below is a genomic window from Quercus lobata isolate SW786 unplaced genomic scaffold, ValleyOak3.0 Primary Assembly Scq3eQI_181, whole genome shotgun sequence.
ATTAGAGACATTCAATTTTTCACTATCTTATTTACATTATTAGTTAATACGATAATTATAATTAGAACAAAAGCAATTTCACATGAGTCCGTTATTGTTACTACTTTTCTtaacaacaatcacaacatgTTAATTACGTCCatagttgtgaaattttaaaatcaattttgtCTTTAGATTTATTGCTTTAGAGGAAGCTGATCCAAAACCACCTCAATAGATCCCAATCAAATATCACCATGAATAAATCATTAGCGGGTGAGATAGAAAATTGAGCATCCTGGGTCTTGTTTGGTTTATCAAACATACAAAACGTGCATGACAAAAATGCCAATAAAACATTTCCTATAGACCATTCGTATCTATTTGTTTAGTGACGGGCTACCTAATTCTTGTGTAATTTTATCGATCTAATTTATCTGTGTTTTAAGTATCCCCAACTGAATGGCTGTTGGACCCAATCAAATTTccttttgtattatttatatatatatataaggttgccacctaataaaaacatatatatttctgtactcatttttcctttcaaagGAGACTTGATTTAGTCGGTGGTTATGGTCCACCCAGTGTAAAGCAAACTTGTACACCTCTCCCATGTCTTAATTTGTGTATGTATGTTCAACCAACCGATCATCCTTACCCGTTTGGGCCATCATGGTACTCTTAGGTGGGTTCACATGTGAACAGCTTCGTCTAGTCTTTGTAGTTTGTACGTAGATTTCAGTCATTAATCATGAGATCtataaccaaaaataaataaatatatgagaaATGGTCAATAGTCTAATACTTCGTTAGCCATTTTTATTTGACTTTATTTGACTATCCCCATCAAACAAGTAATTGTTGGTATTGGTTATGCGCTTATTTGTTTCAAAGTagacaaaaatacaaaaaataaaaaaatgaattaaattattttcattttaaaaaaaagccaaGCCAAAGAGATCCCAAAATAATAATGTACCAATGAGATGGTGTTACATATAATTGGTGGACCCACTTGATGCGTGGGGAAGAAAACTTATAACTTAGAAGGATACTGGTCCATAAAGGGATCGGAGCAATTAATTTGCAGGACTTTAACCACACAAGGGCCAATTTGCATTGGTTTGGTTTGATAATGGATCTAATAATTGAAACTAGATATGAACCCAAAcgatatagttttttttttttgggcatcgGCAAATGATTTAGTTCTTGAACAAGGGTTGGTTATTTATAGATTATTTGAGTTGTTTATTTGTATTGAAGAAACTATTAGGATATATAAATGATTTGGACACTTAGATTAAGAAATTAGTTAATTAAGTGGTTTTAAAAAACTGATTAAATTGTGTTTAGGACATTTATTTCTGGAAATATGTCTTGAGGTTTAAGAAATTGGCTGAGTTGTATAAAGGAAGGATATTCAAATGAACTATTTTAAGGACATAAAAACAGGAAAATAAGCagagattgaagaagaagaaaaatcttgTGATTAacttaatttaattggtttattttattaagaatgaaaaaaaattaacgaaTACTTTAAAGGCATTAGTTTACGAAatagttagaaaaaaaatttaagaaaaaaaattatattgattactttttatatttttcatgaaaataatattaaaactttcataaaatggtttattaatattTGTCTTAAATGTAACCGTTAACGGGActcttttaagaaaataataagtttaaaaatatgattttattttatttttataaaaattaaactttagaAGGTTGTATTTAGTATGATCCTACACATAATTTGCTTtggttttgaataaaaaaaaaaaaaaaaattagaaccaaAAATTGGCAcggttcttttattttttcacctaCCCTAGCGAGAATTGAACCAATCGGAACCCCCAGTTGCCACTTGCCACTGCCTCATCAAAGAAAACTTATTTGAAGTACTTTTCCCATAAAGGAGTGGACTCTAGGCACTGCTTTTTCATTTGTCGCTGCTTTTTCTATTTCCACAATTCTAAGGAACAGGACAAGTTGGACTAATGCAAGAATAATGAACTATCCCTTTCTCTAAGCCTTCTATCACATATCAAAGTCACCCCATCGATTAAGAGAGGCCAAGTTAATAGAAAATGTATATTTTCACTCAGAAAAAGATAAGTAAAAAACGTACGTGAATTAATGTGTTTTGCAAGGGACTAAGGGTGTGGCCTTACATATGTAACCTAGgcttagtatttttattttcaatggtAATATTGATTGTCAACATTAGAGTGCTCCATGACTACATATCTTTcttggctttcttttctcatatgaaaagaaaaaaaaaataattcactcGTTTTCATACGTATATTGAGATACACATGCAAAATATGAGCATCAAATTAACGGTACTTTTAATTATTAAGTTATTCTAAAAGCAGTGAAACAAATTTGCCGCAAATTCTCACGTAATAATGATGCTTTTGTTGAAAAGATTCAACCCCAAAAGAAAGAAGGCTTGTCAAGCAAGCGTTTAATGAAATTATGCACTAAATTTGATAGGCCAGTGGGTGCAACAACTCTTTTTAGGGTTGAACTAAGTTAGCCCGGGAATCTGAGCATTTTTTTCCAATCAAAACCTAATCTGCCAACCTCAAACAACTTTCTCTCTCCTATAACCTATTATAAAAGGAGCCTCTTGTCCCTCACTACTCCTCACTGCAATTATCACCTCAAGCATCATTAGTCATACAAAGCCTTCGAAGAGATGGAAGCCCCCAAGAACTTTTTTGCCAATTCTCAATGCTCTTTCATCATCTTTggcatttttcttctctttgctTCTTCGGCAATGACTTTGGCAGATCCCATTACTCACCAACACGAATTTGTTGTATGTCTTCCTCTTCTATATCTCTTtctgtttttcacttttttttttttgttgcttcttctttttcttccttttgaaTGCTAACTAGTGTTTGGCATGAAATAGATTCAAGCAACACCAGTGAAGAGGCTGTGCAAAACCCAGAACGCCATCACGGTGAATGGGCAATATCCAGGTCCAACCTTGGAAGTGAATAATGGTGACACTGTGGTTGTCAAAGTCACTAACAAAGCTCAATACAATGTCACCATTCACTGGTAATTACATGCATTATTGAGTATTGAAAATCCATACATGaaatttctcatctcttatTAAGGATTTGTttgggatccacttattttgttgaaactgaaaattttttgttgaaagtactgtagataaatgtaaaagttaactgaaataataGAATAGGacttataaataatactaaaaagtgtagtgggcctataaatagtagcaaaaataagttgaatagtaaaataagttatcCAAATGCGACCTAAGTTATTATTGTAActgttgaataaaaaaacaaaaaaatctttatGCATGGGACATGCATGCATATATGGTCACATTACATAGAAAAATCCTCCttggaaaattttcttttactttactattctttttataaaattaatatttaaataatttatattttctaggCATGGTATTCGACAAATGAGAACAGGATGGGCAGATGGACCAGAATTTGTGACTCAGTGCCCAATTCGGCCAGGAGGGAGTTACACATATCGTTTCACAATTCAAGGACAAGAAGGGACATTGTGGTGGCATGCTCATAGCTCATGGCTTAGAGCCACTGTTTATGGAGCTCTAATCATTCATCCTAAAGAAGGAGCTTCATACCCATTCACTAAGCCAAAGCGTGAAACAGCTCTTCTTCTTGGTAATTAAATTGACGCTCCTTTATTTCACAAATACCacttgatttctctctttttcctttttggcattaaattttttttttttttaaagtgacaATTTTAATTGTTATGATGACATAGTGTGGAAACAAGAtcttggttttgaaaattatgATTGTAATAATGATGAACTACGTAGGTATCTAATTAACGGTGATAATAATTAACTTTGATTGTTAGGTGAATGGTGGAATGCAAATCCCATCGATGTTGTGAGAGAGGCAACTAGAACAGGAGCTGCTCCAAACGTGTCAGATGCATACACCATCAATGGTCAACCTGGTGATCTTTACAATTGCTCCAGCAAAGGTTTGCTTCTAAGAATGaatcttttaataaattaattagttatcATTTCTATCTTATAAACCattgtataatattttaggTGATATTCATGACACCCCCACATGATAAGCAATCAAAGCTAGTAAAGAACCAATAATATGACACTGAAAAATGTGTATACTCTCCGCACATAGGTGACAATTTATGGACTGCCTTTAATTTGTAAACTaccaaaaataaagtaataatatttttttttgggtagaaataaactaataataattacaacTGTACGACAATGACAATGAGAAAATTATTGTAATACATTAAATTGCGTAGATACTCTTTtgcttcaatttattttttttggtcatcAATTACtatctagattttttttcccttgttaATTGGGCCTAGCGACTTGGCTTGGACATGGGCCActagtctttaaaaaaaaaaaaaaaaaaaaaaaaaaaaattctgattaTCCGCCAaggttttattttggttggtaaattgatacaaaaatttatcatatgCATGATTATTCTATCTTGATTTCAAACGATATGACCTGCATGACTTGATAGCCTATGCAGACATTTTCATAGTCTAAGCTTTTTTGTAGTGAAATTGACAATTGTTTCATCATATGCATGGCTTAATTTCAAAGAAGATGACCCATATGACTTGATTGCCTATGCAGACACTTTGATTGTTCCAATAGACTCCGGCGAGACCAACCTCATCCGAGTTATCAATGCCGCCTTGAACCAACCGCTATTCTTGACAATTGCAAACCACAAGCTCACAGTTGTTGGAGCTGATGCCTCCTACACCAAACCATTCACCACCACAGTACTCATGCTAGGACCTGGCCAAACCACTGATGTTTTGATCAATGGTGACCAAGCTCCAGCTAGATACTACATAGCAGCACGAGCTTATGCTAGTGCCCCAAATGCACCATTtgacaacaccaccaccacagccatTCTTGAATATAAGTCTGCCCCTTGTGCTGCCACAAATTGTGCAGCAAGCAAACCAATTATGCCTCCTCTACCGGCTTTCAATGACACACCAACTGTCACTGCATTTTCTAACAGTTTCAGAAGTCCTAGGAAAGTGGAGGTGCCAACTGAACTTGATGAGAGCCTCTTCTTCACAATTGGCCTTGGACTCAACAAATGCCCACAACATTTGAAAGCCAGGAGGTGTCAAGGACCTAATGGAACACGCTTTACTGCCAGCATGAACAATGTGTCTTTTGCGCTCCCAAACAATATTTCTATTTTGCAGGCATATCAACAAGGCATACCAGGAGTTTTTACCACTGATTTCCCAGCAAACCCACCATTGCAGTTTGATTATACCGGCAATGTTAGCCGCTCACTTTGGCAACCTGTTCCTGGGACTAAAGGGTACAAGTTGAAGTTCGGGTCAAGAGTGCAGATTGTGTTACAAGACACAAGTATCTTCACCCCTGAGAACCACCCAATTCATCTTCACGGATACGATTTCTACATCATTGCAGAGGGTTTTGGAAATTTCAATTCTAAGACTGATACCTCAAAATTTAACCTTGTTGATCCACCTCTTAGGAACACAGTGGCAGTACCTGTGAATGGATGGGCAGTCATTAGATTTGTTGCTGACAATCCAGGTAAATTTTCCGAAGTACACATAGATTATAATTTCCAATATACTAACTGTTATTTCATAGATATGAATTCAACCATCTAATGTTTAAAATCATATGTTTACATAGGTGCCTGGCTAATGCATTGTCACTTGGATGTTCATATCACCTGGGGCTTGGCCATGGTGTTCTTTGTAGACAATGGACTTGGGGAATTGCAGACCATACAGCCTCCTCCATTAGATCTTCCACTTTGTTAGGATAATCAACACAAATACATACCAACAAATTCACAAGCCCAGTAACTGGGGTTACTATTTTTCTACTATTACTATACAATTTCTCTGTTTGTTTCCCTGCATTTGGGGACCCAGTTCTTGTTATGTTTCATTGTTCTTTTTGATAGATAAAGAGGGTTTAGATAGGAGATGGTGAAGTAATTGCAATACTATGTACCATCTATTTATCCGTAGACCCTACATATTTCTGGatttagttgtatttttttctatatCTATTGTTAAAGAATGaattaaaaagttttgaatatttttatggTGTGCACCTTTTATTTGTATTCAGTCAATTTAAGGATCCTTCTTATTTCTAGTACGGTAACAATATACATAGACTAAAGAAACATGAACAATATAATGTGGAAAGCATCACAAAATGCCAGATTTTGAAGGCAGCCCTTATGCCATGTATCTTGGAGGATGTTGGTTAAAGCCAACAAAGCAGAGCAAGAAAGAGCAAAACTCAAAAGTGAGTAATAGAAAATGTAAAGGATAGCATCCATCTTGTCCACGAAAGAAGCAAACATGAGAACTTTTTTCTgagagacaaaaaaagaaaaaagaaaaaagaatcatgCACAAAAGAGTGCCTGTGTTCACATTTGGTCCACTGGTAACATACACGAGATGCACATTGAGGGCAATCTGCAACCACCGTACCAAAGTTATGCTGATATTTAATAAAGTCAAAGCATATAATCTAATATACTTTGTCATCAAATTTAAGAAACCAAATATGCCATATGATTCTACCTCTAAAGATGAGTCAAAGTGGGTACAACAACATGTAGAGTATAAACAAAACATTGAACTGACAAAGGACAGAAGGAAACAAACTACAAATAACCCAGGAACCATTCTTCTAATCTTTGACCCCTAATAAAAAGCAATTGCTAGCCTCCAACTTCTCAAGTTTTTCAAACATGGAAGGAATGTAAATATAGAAAATACAAGGTGAGGAATTGTAGTTGAAAAAATTGGTGGTTGCATTCTGATTGAACAATATGTTTAGCTTCTTAAGACAGAGAGGGTCAGGGAAACGGCCTAACATCTAAATATTAGTCCACAATCAGACCAACTACAATataagataaaacaaaataaaatacaacaaAACAACCAATCCTTAGTTGCAAAACTTTTGGGTAAACTATGGATTCTTAATAGACTAATCAACGAacattcttgaaaaaaaattagcaaaaggATTGGGGAAAATATGAGTGGATGCCTTCAATATATCTTTTCCTGGCATATAATAAAAGTCATGCAGATCCATGTCTCTACTCTACGTCGGTTACAAATAAATACCAAACAAATTGTGCCAAGAAATCGGTCACTtggaacaaaaaatttcaaatcctaaaaaaGATTCTCACAAATTCAACTATCCGAAGAAGACAAAATTATGAGCTACAACAAATCTATAACTACCAAACGTATTTCTACCTCTGTTTTTCCTGCCAAATTTACACAATTGGAAAAGGAAACTTCTTTAGTGTGGCTAAATATGTCAACAAGagcttatccaaaaaaataaatgtcaacAAGACCACAACTACTTCACTATAAGGCAGAGGAAAATCTAGTACAATGAACCCAACTTACCACAAACAAATCAGCAGGTAAAATGAACCCTTCGAATACTCTAACATGTGTAgctccatttttaatattaaaaataagaagataCCATTAATAAAGCAATAATGAACAGTCTGCTGTGTCCTTGAAAATagacaaaattattattaaaaaagaaaaagaaaaaagaaagaaaagaaagaatacaaaacaatagagaaattaaaatactaCAAAACATCAGTGTCCAAATTGACTAATTAATAGGAGACTTGTTGAAAGCCTACAGGAACAATCTGCTGTGTTCTTGAaaaagacattaaaaaaaaaggaaaaaaaaaaaacataaaacaataggaaattaaaattctacaaaaCATTAGCACTGTCCAAATTGACTAACTAATACGAATTAGCCTTGTTATGAGTTGATAAACATTGATTTGGTCTGCAAACAGAATCAGCATCACTAAATTCACTCTCAAGATCAATGACCCCTTTCCCATGGTCTTTGTCAGAAGACCCATGAAAAGCAAATCCATTAGAACCACAACTACCCACAGAAGAAGCAATGCTCTCAATATCATCACCATCCACATCATGAGCTTCTAAGGgttcttcctcctcctcctcatcatGATCCCACGGCATTGTTCTGTTTGCACTTGGTTTTTTAACCGGAGAACAACGATCTCTATCCTCACATGGCAGCTTCAATCcataactcccacatcttttTTCACCCACATTTTCTTCTTGGTCCTCATCATAATGCTTCAATGGTGGACAGCAATATTCATCACAGTCTCCCTTTTCTTGAACATGTTGTTGCAAAGACTGTCTTCTGATAAGTGATCTATGGACTTCCACGTCCCTGTAGTTGAGACCTAGGTAGTTTTCAACCTCAAGTAACCGGACCAAGAAATACTCTTCATCAGTGTCAGAACTAGCCTTTGCCAAGACTATCCCTGATTTCCAAGAAAAGATGTACAAGACCTCAACAAGAGTACCAGTCACCAAAtacttctcctcctcctcctccaatgGTGGTTCACATGGATCACTGCCAAAGGAACCCACATTCTTGCAAAGAAAACTCATCTTTGCTCTGTAACTTGCAACCCAAGCAACCAGAAAAACAGAACCCAAATACACAAATTAAGACAGTTGTGTAAGCGTAAAAGCAAGACCGCTTGTTAGACCGTTGTGTTTAGTAGTCATATATAAAACATAGTAAATAGTAATCCTAGAGCTAGGGGGAAAAGGAATCCCAACTTATTTAGGATTTCTATCTAGTTCGTAATAGCCAATAAGATTGGGACAATGggacatcatatatatatatatatatatatataaactagttATTCCCACGTTGTTTGCTTGTAGGTATGGGAGATAAGGTGAATTTTATCCTGCCTGATACCTTACTTGGTATCTTACAACTTGTTGGTATCCCTGGcgtggttttttattttgggataAATGTTGTGATTAACACTAAAGGTGAGATGTATTATTAGTAATATTATTGGAAAAAGTCAAAAAGATTCTTTGGTATTTGCTTTTTTGTActatctattattttttttaagaataattaatatttctttaatattagtcataaaaacaaataagaaatgaagaaaaaaaaaattaaactaacaaaagaaaaggttaaTAAAGTGATACAAAGATTAAATTCCTTAAAGTGAGACCACACCACATCTTTCTAGATTAACTTAGAGCACTATTTCTCCTAGAAGGATAAATGCTTACTTACAAGCAATTATTTAGAGAAAGAATCTCCTccaattgaattgaattttgaacCAAATGTGTGATAATTCAtgacatttatttgattttaaatgcTATAtgtccttctcaaaaaaaaaaaaaaaaaattgaagaaattggAGGGTTCAATGGGAGAGGGTCTTATCCCATTTTTTGTGCATTAGTTAATTTTATCTCATTATATAGTAGTTAtcatcatcaaatatatatttaatttattctttgaagaaaaaaaaaaagaaaaaaaaagaaagccttTGAACACTCATGTAGCGCATGTGAGGAGaaaagttgttgttgttttttattttattatagttatTATTATCATCTTCACCGGCAAAGGGGTTAGAAAAGTTAGAGAGAACTATTTTAGAGAAGATTCATTCCCCAACTTATcttgaaacatatatataagagagatgttatatttataatatttttacaataaatcataggtagttagttgttattgattcaaatttgaaactaacattaagattatttttttgtcttaacaataacaactaataataacctgccacttaggatttgttataaaaatgttgtagatatatcatttctctatatatatacatgaacCCAAATGGATTTTGTATCATTCTAAAGTATATACCctacattctttttttcttttttatgctaaataatataaacatacaCCATACAttcaaaaacttcaaaatcACTGCCTTAATTTCTTATGCAACAAATAGCGCATTTACATTTTGGACCCATTAAAACCTTTATGGAGTTTACTATAGTTTCTACCAGATTCATCCTTTATCGAGGTCCTCGACAACGGTGCAACACCAACAGAGATAGCCAACCCTGATAGAACTCCGTCGAAACAAGTGCATCACCAATCAATCCCAAGGGCTCATTATTCTTTGAACGACTTGATGGCATTTCAATGTCGTTTAACTCCATAACTGGGTATCTACTCCGCCCCACCATCACAAGGTCATAATTGGCTTCTAATGACTGAATTGCATCCATCACTTGTGCATTGCTCTCTGCCACAACCTCCCTACACACCACACACGCATTACTAATGTTCTTGACCTTGAACTCATCGTACAATGCATCGTCCATCAACATCTCCATCTCCATcgcctcctcctcctccttctccttctctgCCTCCTTGCTTTTGCCCTTGTTTTTACCTTTGTTTGTGTGGTCCTTCTCACCCTGTTTCTTGATATGCAAGGAAACACGCAAAATAGTGAGACTCACGTCTACATGGCCAGACATGCGTTCAGCGTAAGCAAGGGCTTCACGGTCATCCTCTCCGCCGATGAAAATCACAGCAACATTGTAAGAAAAACTAGAAGTGTTCATTTGACGTGTGCCCCTATCGACAAGAATTCCAACAGTACACGGTGCATATGTTTGTAAGTTAGTATTGAAAGCACGTATTAATGAGGTAACACGGTTTccatgaatatgtctttggTTTTCATGGTAGGGAACGATGATGAGAGGGGTCAGTTTTTCTTGAGCCATCATACAAATGTTTTCATGCATGCTTTTGTAGGGGGCGATCATAATGAAGGGTCTGACAATGACTGGACCATTAGAATTCCCGGAGTAGTTTTCAAAGGCAGTAAAAATGTGATCAGAGATAGGAGAATCGGTGCgcataaaaatcttttttttcttcgcAATGTAAGGGGCGAGGAGTGGAGCAGCGTTACCCGTGAGTTCCTCAAGGTGGATTACATAGACACAAATGGGGCTTATTTCAGTTGGGTTAGAGGCTTCGAGGAGGCTAATGATGCTGTTTACATTTTCTTCATTGTGGACACAAGTAATGACATGAAATTGAAATGTGCATGGTGTGGTTTGGATTGCCAACGTGCATCTTCGCCTGTTATTTGGACCGAGTCGTACTCGAGGCTTGTATAACCTTTCTGTTAATGGTGCTATAAATGCGGTAATAGCCAGCGAGGAGAGAATCATTACAGCAAAAGTTTCCTCATCTAAAACCTGCAGCATTAGGAACACAAATTAGATAATGCACAGAGGTACCGTACAATAAAATTGAGCAAAATGCTGATACTATGAATTGACtagataaaattttagataatgcaCAGAGTTCCTCAAAGTGTATTACATAGACACAAACGTGATAATGAATACGAACAATgctattttaataatatattaaaaaaaatttatatgaaaattttctttaaaattatacGGTACAATGTTAAATTATCACGTTCGTATTCCTAATATATCTCAACGAAAGAAAATATGGTAAAATTTAAGACAAatctatttcataataattCTTTAAATTAAGGAATTGACTATTTCTATTTTaataaggaaaatgttaaatttattacTAATTTCTTACCGAAAACTTAAAAACTTACGTGACAAAGAATGTAATTATCAAGTTAtttcaacaacataataaataaatatatgaatcACTTTTAAAAGTGCTTCATAGAAATTTATATAACACTAATCATAGAAATTTCTATAACTAGTGTTATATCcgattgtaaaatttatataataattaactTTGTGATAAGAAAAGGgtaaggaaaagaaataatagacTCACCCCATACTTCTTCCATCGATAATAAATGATAAACTCAATAATGCCCTTATTATTCATAATGAGGCCAAGCAAGAAAGCAGTTCTGGGTCTCAACTTGAATGATATCGAAGATACAAAAACTCCCAAAAACTTGGCAAAGTATCCCACAAAAATGATGCACACTAATACGACAGAAGTCTTCCAGTTACGCAAGGAACTCACATCTAATTCATAGCCAATACGGATAAAGAACAACGGCAGAAGAATCTCCATGACAAAACATTCTGCCTTCTCTACTAAAATTGAACCAAGAGGTGGTCCACCCGGTATGATAAAGCCTAGAATGATA
It includes:
- the LOC115973295 gene encoding laccase-12-like, with translation MEAPKNFFANSQCSFIIFGIFLLFASSAMTLADPITHQHEFVIQATPVKRLCKTQNAITVNGQYPGPTLEVNNGDTVVVKVTNKAQYNVTIHWHGIRQMRTGWADGPEFVTQCPIRPGGSYTYRFTIQGQEGTLWWHAHSSWLRATVYGALIIHPKEGASYPFTKPKRETALLLGEWWNANPIDVVREATRTGAAPNVSDAYTINGQPGDLYNCSSKDTLIVPIDSGETNLIRVINAALNQPLFLTIANHKLTVVGADASYTKPFTTTVLMLGPGQTTDVLINGDQAPARYYIAARAYASAPNAPFDNTTTTAILEYKSAPCAATNCAASKPIMPPLPAFNDTPTVTAFSNSFRSPRKVEVPTELDESLFFTIGLGLNKCPQHLKARRCQGPNGTRFTASMNNVSFALPNNISILQAYQQGIPGVFTTDFPANPPLQFDYTGNVSRSLWQPVPGTKGYKLKFGSRVQIVLQDTSIFTPENHPIHLHGYDFYIIAEGFGNFNSKTDTSKFNLVDPPLRNTVAVPVNGWAVIRFVADNPGAWLMHCHLDVHITWGLAMVFFVDNGLGELQTIQPPPLDLPLC
- the LOC115973290 gene encoding cation/H(+) antiporter 15-like, whose translation is MEADSKFVCGSSEFDSTRGIFSGYNPLDSIFPTFILQLLAGIVVSRVIYLVLRPLRQSKILCSVLGGIILGPSVMGLNMKFREALFPPIDMGLLSTFSILGVMYTLFIVSVKTDYKTLVCRAGRITWVIGFAGTIFPWITLTCLFYSYHDYLPPSLQLKFIPFFVASILSITFFGVVAFALDELNLLTSELGQLSLSSSIIGDLLQWFFVITVASLKQGDTTQAVAAFASTFIIILICIYGIRPALLSIIKKTPQGQAVDEFYVVLILLGASVMGFVTDFVGSSIAYGPIILGFIIPGGPPLGSILVEKAECFVMEILLPLFFIRIGYELDVSSLRNWKTSVVLVCIIFVGYFAKFLGVFVSSISFKLRPRTAFLLGLIMNNKGIIEFIIYYRWKKYGVLDEETFAVMILSSLAITAFIAPLTERLYKPRVRLGPNNRRRCTLAIQTTPCTFQFHVITCVHNEENVNSIISLLEASNPTEISPICVYVIHLEELTGNAAPLLAPYIAKKKKIFMRTDSPISDHIFTAFENYSGNSNGPVIVRPFIMIAPYKSMHENICMMAQEKLTPLIIVPYHENQRHIHGNRVTSLIRAFNTNLQTYAPCTVGILVDRGTRQMNTSSFSYNVAVIFIGGEDDREALAYAERMSGHVDVSLTILRVSLHIKKQGEKDHTNKGKNKGKSKEAEKEKEEEEAMEMEMLMDDALYDEFKVKNISNACVVCREVVAESNAQVMDAIQSLEANYDLVMVGRSRYPVMELNDIEMPSSRSKNNEPLGLIGDALVSTEFYQGWLSLLVLHRCRGPR